The genome window accgccacatcagggtcggggacgtggacatgcccgtctgcctggtgggggatgccgcctacccactgcagccctggctcatgaagccctacacgggacacctcaatccctcccgccaggccttcaataacaggctgagcagggcccgcatcgtggtggagggggccttcgggcgactgaaagcccgctttcgatgcctcctcacccgtctggacctggccgagcacaacatccctcccgtggtggcggcatgttgtgtgctccacaatttgtgtgagcggaagggggaggctttcttgccagcctggatggctgaggctgaccgcatggctggacactacggtcagccccgcaccgccgccgtccgggaagcccagcggggggccatccggatccgggaagccctgcgggagagcttccaggtggaggaggaggaggactgacctctccctgcatgccccaccggggccttcttccaccctaccccccccttcccctttcccctccctacctactgtcaaataaagacacctgtttttccaacaaaaacgtctgtttatttcacagaactggggtgggggagggaggaatgaaggtgggagaagggagggggaaacctgggacgagggagctggaaggggaggggagggaagggaggaagggaaaggaaagctcaggggtgggagtctgggtgcctctcccgtctcgccacactgcgggtccgggggcgtcggtggggaatggttgtggaggggggggcagagaggacagggggtgtggaggaagcaggagcggaagcaggaggagcaggaggagcagggggagcaagagggggagcaagagggggagcagggggagcaagagggggagcaagagggggagcagggggagcaagagggggagcaagagggggagcagggggaggaggaaatggaaagcggtctagcaggctctggaggtggcctcgcagggcacggccctgctcctccagggcctccagactcctctggcgcagcctgaggtcctcctggacccagtggtcctggagacggagctgtcggtccaggaaccggagatgccgcctctggtagtcctcctggttcctggctgtcctgcttgcccgggcgcgggcggctgctgcaggcggtgtggtgcgccctgcagtccccggtgctgcagctgtggtgcaagaagaccagcggtcaatgaccccaggggcccaggtgtgtgaaacccagctcccctctgcaaggccagggcccctgcaggatccccagctgctgctccgtggtgggcaaggcccaggcgcacggtcccggggctccctctcgccccagccccccgtacacataaggggaacacgagggtactcacaggtggacgcctccccggcctctgatgatgcaggcgagcggctctgtggggtgcctcgggggtcccgggtcctgggaaggctggcagcaggctcctggctctcagagccctcttgctcctcctcggtgtccaggagcggtccctctgccccggggtcaatcacgtcccggggggcagggacggcatgagcccccaggaggcggtccagggcgtggaagtgggggcaggcctccgggtcagcccctggcaggcaggcccgggagtaggactgccgcaagtctttaatcttgcagcgcacctgctcccggctgcgctggtggcccctggcggccaggctggcagccatgcgtccatagacggccgcattccggtggctagtgcggagatcgtggacattggaggcttccccccaaacctcgatgaggtccacgatctccgcacttgaccaggcgggcgcccgccttttgcgcccccgggcaggctcctgggagccgccaggctggtcgtggggagcagtggagggctgggagccctcggatggctggctcattgtgtggcaggtgcaggctgtgcaggcacgggtgctggcagccttgcaactggcacaaagtgagtagccagcccatggccctttaagggctccggggccgggaggggggcaatagagtttccctggtgt of Pelodiscus sinensis isolate JC-2024 chromosome 11, ASM4963464v1, whole genome shotgun sequence contains these proteins:
- the LOC142830894 gene encoding uncharacterized protein LOC142830894, with protein sequence MSQPSEGSQPSTAPHDQPGGSQEPARGRKRRAPAWSSAEIVDLIEVWGEASNVHDLRTSHRNAAVYGRMAASLAARGHQRSREQVRCKIKDLRQSYSRACLPGADPEACPHFHALDRLLGAHAVPAPRDVIDPGAEGPLLDTEEEQEGSESQEPAASLPRTRDPRGTPQSRSPASSEAGEASTSAAPGTAGRTTPPAAAARARASRTARNQEDYQRRHLRFLDRQLRLQDHWVQEDLRLRQRSLEALEEQGRALRGHLQSLLDRFPFPPPPAPPLAPPLAPPAPPLAPPLAPPAPPLAPPLAPPAPPAPPASAPASSTPPVLSAPPSTTIPHRRPRTRSVARRERHPDSHP